Genomic window (Streptomyces sp. LX-29):
GCTGAGCTGCTCCAGCTCGCTGCCGCCGGCCATCTGCCGGGTCAGCTCCTCCAGGGCGATCTCCGCCTTGGCGTGGCTGCCGGCCATGGCACCGCGCTTCAGCAGCACGAAGCGGTCGCCGACGAGGTAGGCGTGGTGCGGGTTGTGGGTGATCAGCACCACGCCGAGGCCGGCGTCCCGCGCGGCCGCCACGTACTTCAGCACCACACCGGACTGCTTGACGCCGAGCGCCGCCGTGGGCTCGTCCAGGACGAGGACCTTGGCGCCGAAGTAGACGGCGCGGGCGATGGCCACACACTGCCGCTCGCCGCCGGACAGGGTGCCGATCGGCTGGTCGACGTCGCGCAGGTCGATGCCCATGCGCAGCAGCTCGCCGCGGGTGGTCTCGCGCATGGTCGCCACGTCGAGGCGCTTGAAGGGGCCGCGGCCCTTCGTCGGCTCGGAGCCGAGGAAGAAGTTCCGCCAGACCGGCATCAGCGGGACGACGGCGAGGTCCTGGTAGACGGTGGCGATGCCGCGGTCGAGGGCCTCGCGCGGCGAACCGAGCCTGGCCTCCTCGCCCTCGATGGCGAAGGTGCCGGCGTCGTGCCCGTGCAGCCCAGCGATGATCTTGATCAGCGTGGACTTGCCGGCGCCGTTGTCGCCGAGCACACAGGTGATCTCGCCCGCGTGCACTTCGAGGGAGACACCCTCCAGCGCCTTGATGTTGCCGTAGAACTTGCTGACGTCGGTCAGCCGGACCAGTGGCGGCGTCGTGGACTCCGTCGACGCGGCCGGCGCCGCGCTCGTCTTCTCGTTCTCGCTCACTTGCTCGCCTCCGCGCGCTTACGGACCCACGCGTTCAGCAGGGTGGCGAGCAGCAGCATCGCGCCCAGGAAGAACTTGAACCAGTCGGCGTTCCACTGCGCGTAGACGATGCCCTTGTTGGTCATGCCGAAGATGAAGGCGCCCACGGCGGCGCCGATGGCGGAGCCGTAGCCGCCGGTCATCAGACAGCCGCCGATGACGGCCGCGATGATGTAGAGGAACTCGTTGCCCACACCCTCGCCGGACTGCACCACGTCGTACGACATCAGCAGGTGCTGACCGGAGATCCAGGCGCAGAAGGCGACCGCCATATAGAGGCCGATCTTCGTGCGACGCACCGGAACGCCGACCGCGCGGGCCGCGTCCTCGCCGCCGCCCACCGCGAAGATCCAGTTGCCGACGTGGGTGCGCAGCAGGATCCAGGTGGCCAGCGCCACCAGGCCGAACCACCACAGGATGGTGACGTTCAGATCCACGTCGCCGACGGTCAGGTGCGAGGCGAAGACCTTGCGGGCCGACTCGAAGCCCTCCATGTCGGCGATGGTCTTGGTGGAGACCGTGCCGCTGATCAGCTTGGTGAAGCCCAGGTTCATGCCGGTGAGCATGAGGAAGGTGCCCAGCGTGATGATGAAGCTGGGCAGCTTGGTGCGGGTGAGCAGGAAGCCGTTGAAGAAGCCGATGGCCAGTGTGGCCAGCAGCGACACCCCGACGCCGACCCAGACGTTCGCCGTCATCTGGTACGAGAACATCGACGAGACCAGCGCCGACGAGGTCACCATGACGCCGGTGGACAGGTCGAACTCGCCGCCGATCATCAGCAGCGCCACCGGCACCGCCATGATGCCGATCGTGGACGACGCGTACAGCACCGTGCTGAAGCTCGACCACTGCAGGAAGGTGTCGGCGACGATCGAGAAGAAGACGAAGACGGCGATGGCGCCGACGACCGCGCCCAGCTCGGGGCGGGTCATCAGACGGCGCGCCAGCGAGCGGTGCAGCAGCCGCTCGTCGCCGGTGCCGGCGCCGGACCCGGGACCGCTCGGTCGGCCCGGCTCCACGGCTGGCGCGTCGGCGGTCATCGGGTCCCCCGCTTGGTGTACTCGGCGAGGTCCGCGGCGTCGTCCTTGGTGATGATCTGCGGCCCGGTGAGCACCGGCTTCCCGCCGCCGAGGACGTCGGCGTTGTAGCGGTGCAGCCACAGCAGGTCGACCGCCTCGTAGCCCTGGAGGTACGGCTGCTGGTCGACGGCGAAGCCGAGGGAGCCGTCCTGGAGCGCGGCGGCCACCTTGGCGTTCAGGTCGAAGGTGTCGATCTCGGCGTCGCTGTCGGCCTGCTTGGCGGCCTTGGCCGCGGTGTCCGCGAACGGGGCGCCGAGCGTGACGACGGCGTCGATGTCCTTGTCGGACTGGAGCTTGGCCTCGATGGAGGACTGCACGTCGGGCATGTTGGTGCCCTCGACGTAGAGCTTCTCCAGCTTGCCCTCGAAGGTCTCCTCGGTGCCGTCGCAGCGCTGCTCATGGCCGACGTTGCCCTGCTCGTGCAGCACGCACAGGGCCTTCTTCTTGCCCCGCTCGTTGAGCTCCTCGCCGACCGCCTCGCCGGCGATGGTCTCGTCCTGGCCGATGTGGGCCAGCGCGCCGAAGCTCTTGGACTCCTCGGAGCCGGAGTTGACCGTGATCACCGGTATGCCGGCGTCGACCGCCTTCTTCAGCACGTCCTTCATGGCGTCCGGCTTGGCCAGGGTGACGATCAGCCCGTCGACGTCCTGGTCGATGTACGACTGGACCAGCTGCGCCTGCTCCTTGCCCTCTTCGTTGTGGGCGTAGAGGAACTTGATGTTGTCCTTGACGGCGGCCTGCTTGGCACCGTTCTGGACGATGTCCCAGAAGGTGTCGCCGTCTCCCGAGTGGGTGACCATGGCGAAGGTCCACCGCGGAGTGTCCACCGCCGCGCGGCCCTCGGCGGCGCGGGCCGCCCGCTCCTCAGCGCGCTTGCCGCCCGTGCTGCTGCACCCCGCCAGGGTCACGCCGAGCACCGCTGCCAGCACGGCGGTCATCGCCCGTACATTTCTCCGAACCCTTGCCACGAAGTTGCCCTTCTTGCTCTCCACCACGGTGCGGCCGGCGCCGAGGCCCGGCGCACAACCGCCCAAGTATCCCTGAACCCCGTCCAGCGATGCCGGTCAGGTCCGGCCGCCTTCCTTACCGGGGCCGGGCCCATGGCGGCTTGAGCACTTCTACGGGCGCGTACGGGTCACGTCAAGGCTGGAGCGGGTTCGGGAGCGGGTCAGGGGCGCACCAGCAGCTGGAACTCGAAGGCGTAGCGGGAGGCGCGGTAGGTGTGCGAGCCGAACTCGACCGCGCGCCCGGTGTCGTCGTAGGTGGTGCGCTCCATGGTCAGCAGCGGGGCGCCCTCGGGCTCGCCGAGCCGCTCGCCCTCCTCGGCGGTGGCGGCGCGCGCCCCGACCGCCTGTCGGGCGCTGTGCAGGGTGATCCCGGCGCCGCGCATCAGGCGGTACAGGCCCGTCTCCTCCAGCTCCGCGCTCTCCAGCTTGAGCAGCCCGGCGGGCAGGTGGTTGCGCAGATGGGCCATGGGTTCGCCGTGGGCGAGCCGCAGCCGCTCGATGAGGACGACATCGGTGCCCTCGGGCACGCCGAGCGCGGCGGCGACCTCGGCGGTCGCGGGCTCGATGGTGTTGCGCAGCACCCGGGTGGCGGGGCGCTGGCCGGCGGCCTCGAGGTCGTCGTAGAGGCTGCTGAGCTCCAGCGGGCGCTTGACCTGGCTGTGCACGACCTGGGTGCCCACGCCGCGGCGGCGCACCAGCAGTCCCTTGTCGACCAGCGACTGGATGGCCTGGCGGACCGTGGGGCGGGACAGGCCGAGCCGTCCGGCGAGCTCGATCTCGTTGCCGAGCAGGCTGCCGGGTGCCAGCCGTCCCTGCTCGATCGCCGCTTCGAGCTGCTGGGACAGCTGGAAGTAGAGCGGGACCGGGCTGCTGCGGTCGACGCTGAACTGGAGCGGCTCCGAAGCCCCCGGGGAATCTGCTTCCTGCGTTGCTGCCACGAGGTGAGCGTATCGGCATGGACACATGACGGAAAGTCGTGAAGTCAGGTTGTCAGGACAAGCCACCACAGATGGGTCGCCGCGGACGGATCACCGGCGGACGAGTCGCCGTGCAGGGGCCGCCGCGGGCGGATCGCCGCAGCCGCGGGCGGGCCGCCGAAGATCTGCCGCCGCAGGCGGGTTGCCGCAGGCAGGTCGCCGCAGGCGGGTTGCCGCAGGCAGGTCGCCGCAGGCGGGTTGCCGCAGGCAGGTCG
Coding sequences:
- a CDS encoding ATP-binding cassette domain-containing protein, producing MVRLTDVSKFYGNIKALEGVSLEVHAGEITCVLGDNGAGKSTLIKIIAGLHGHDAGTFAIEGEEARLGSPREALDRGIATVYQDLAVVPLMPVWRNFFLGSEPTKGRGPFKRLDVATMRETTRGELLRMGIDLRDVDQPIGTLSGGERQCVAIARAVYFGAKVLVLDEPTAALGVKQSGVVLKYVAAARDAGLGVVLITHNPHHAYLVGDRFVLLKRGAMAGSHAKAEIALEELTRQMAGGSELEQLSHELSRAPVADYPGKHPQD
- a CDS encoding ABC transporter permease; amino-acid sequence: MTADAPAVEPGRPSGPGSGAGTGDERLLHRSLARRLMTRPELGAVVGAIAVFVFFSIVADTFLQWSSFSTVLYASSTIGIMAVPVALLMIGGEFDLSTGVMVTSSALVSSMFSYQMTANVWVGVGVSLLATLAIGFFNGFLLTRTKLPSFIITLGTFLMLTGMNLGFTKLISGTVSTKTIADMEGFESARKVFASHLTVGDVDLNVTILWWFGLVALATWILLRTHVGNWIFAVGGGEDAARAVGVPVRRTKIGLYMAVAFCAWISGQHLLMSYDVVQSGEGVGNEFLYIIAAVIGGCLMTGGYGSAIGAAVGAFIFGMTNKGIVYAQWNADWFKFFLGAMLLLATLLNAWVRKRAEASK
- a CDS encoding sugar ABC transporter substrate-binding protein; protein product: MTAVLAAVLGVTLAGCSSTGGKRAEERAARAAEGRAAVDTPRWTFAMVTHSGDGDTFWDIVQNGAKQAAVKDNIKFLYAHNEEGKEQAQLVQSYIDQDVDGLIVTLAKPDAMKDVLKKAVDAGIPVITVNSGSEESKSFGALAHIGQDETIAGEAVGEELNERGKKKALCVLHEQGNVGHEQRCDGTEETFEGKLEKLYVEGTNMPDVQSSIEAKLQSDKDIDAVVTLGAPFADTAAKAAKQADSDAEIDTFDLNAKVAAALQDGSLGFAVDQQPYLQGYEAVDLLWLHRYNADVLGGGKPVLTGPQIITKDDAADLAEYTKRGTR
- a CDS encoding GntR family transcriptional regulator, encoding MCPCRYAHLVAATQEADSPGASEPLQFSVDRSSPVPLYFQLSQQLEAAIEQGRLAPGSLLGNEIELAGRLGLSRPTVRQAIQSLVDKGLLVRRRGVGTQVVHSQVKRPLELSSLYDDLEAAGQRPATRVLRNTIEPATAEVAAALGVPEGTDVVLIERLRLAHGEPMAHLRNHLPAGLLKLESAELEETGLYRLMRGAGITLHSARQAVGARAATAEEGERLGEPEGAPLLTMERTTYDDTGRAVEFGSHTYRASRYAFEFQLLVRP